One region of Sulfurisphaera ohwakuensis genomic DNA includes:
- a CDS encoding protein-L-isoaspartate O-methyltransferase family protein — protein MAEKEIINYIRTLITSEELIRAFTKVDRRKFLPDKLKDRAYSIKHIDEPLQITKNYTTTALSLGLKMLDLLELKKEDKVLEIGTGIGYYTALIAEIVGGKNVYTVEYDEEMFNIAKQNLKEYNVNLIFGDGSIGYEEAKPYDKAIIWAASPTFPCLIYNQIKDQGIIIVPITDKKDRQGLYKIVKGKSPTMIRYFDVIFSPLRGICGYWLN, from the coding sequence ATGGCTGAAAAAGAAATAATTAATTATATAAGGACTCTAATAACAAGCGAAGAGCTAATAAGGGCATTTACGAAAGTAGATAGAAGGAAATTTCTTCCAGATAAATTAAAAGACAGAGCGTATTCAATTAAACATATAGATGAACCATTACAAATAACTAAAAACTATACAACTACTGCCTTAAGCCTTGGATTGAAAATGCTTGATTTACTTGAGCTAAAAAAGGAAGATAAGGTGTTAGAAATAGGTACTGGAATTGGTTATTATACAGCATTAATTGCTGAGATTGTTGGAGGAAAAAATGTTTATACAGTCGAGTATGATGAAGAGATGTTTAACATAGCAAAACAAAATCTCAAGGAATACAATGTTAACCTTATTTTTGGAGATGGAAGTATTGGTTATGAAGAAGCAAAACCGTATGATAAAGCTATAATTTGGGCTGCATCGCCAACATTTCCTTGTCTAATTTACAATCAAATTAAAGATCAAGGAATAATTATAGTTCCAATAACAGATAAAAAGGATAGACAAGGATTATACAAAATCGTGAAAGGAAAATCACCAACAATGATTAGATATTTTGATGTTATCTTTTCTCCATTAAGAGGTATTTGTGGTTATTGGTTAAATTAA
- a CDS encoding sulfite exporter TauE/SafE family protein, whose amino-acid sequence MIPIYFLILIGISVGILTGITGSSGVLIVVPALSYLGLSYYDSIGSSLLVDVITTLSVIFVYFKNGNVDYRVSLLLGLGAVVGAQLGSRIAFAVPEKGLEASFTIFTSYMAYMSFKRSRNPMLNIKRIEIGKTKFLIAIILAMIIGIVTGTLGASGGIMFIAVMMLLFSIDIKRMIGTATLAMLFSAISGTTAYISAGRIDIIAGIIIGITALISGYYFAKIANKMHPAHIYMFLGSVFVATSISELFKVLGVF is encoded by the coding sequence ATGATCCCAATTTATTTTCTTATTCTTATTGGAATTTCAGTAGGAATTCTAACTGGGATTACTGGGTCTAGTGGCGTTCTTATAGTAGTTCCAGCTCTCTCTTACTTAGGTCTTTCTTATTATGACTCAATTGGTTCGAGTCTACTTGTAGACGTGATCACTACACTTTCAGTTATCTTTGTCTACTTTAAAAACGGAAATGTTGATTATAGAGTTTCTTTACTCTTAGGTTTAGGCGCAGTAGTAGGTGCACAATTAGGTTCGCGAATAGCATTTGCAGTACCAGAAAAGGGTTTAGAAGCATCATTTACAATATTCACGTCATACATGGCATATATGTCATTTAAAAGATCTAGAAATCCAATGCTTAATATAAAGAGGATTGAGATCGGGAAAACGAAGTTCTTAATAGCTATAATTTTAGCGATGATTATAGGCATTGTAACTGGAACTTTAGGGGCAAGTGGCGGTATAATGTTTATTGCTGTTATGATGCTTTTATTTTCAATTGATATCAAAAGAATGATTGGTACAGCCACTTTAGCTATGTTATTTTCAGCAATTAGCGGAACTACAGCATATATAAGTGCTGGAAGAATCGATATAATAGCTGGGATAATAATTGGTATAACTGCTTTGATATCGGGTTATTATTTTGCAAAGATAGCAAATAAGATGCATCCAGCTCATATTTACATGTTTTTAGGCAGTGTGTTTGTAGCTACATCAATTAGTGAGCTTTTCAAAGTTCTCGGTGTATTTTAG
- a CDS encoding glycosyltransferase family 4 protein, with product MEEIKVAVIAHGLGMSRGYSGEGYVYKNVFELLKEKNINFVAVSFSKPYDTSLNSIYSLPFHLPKFDKYQRLLVYFTAKKVKPKLFFNASGILIPLSNIAPHIIYAGAPAISSVPSKYTRSFFWRLYLLPFRIIISRIKDEAKKATIIANSLYSARAIAKVFEIPQPQVIYPPVDVEFYSKAFENEDRESVFVTIARFERGKMIENAIKFSHLSGIKGIVIGSLNDKRYYKELVRLRDRLNADIKFLPNLPREEVLKILSKAKLYFHPTIGEHFGIPIIEAMASGVVPIVPKESGGSEIVPQFSYDNLEDAVRIGKEIIEKYSNNLRKEMHEKAIMFDKNNFKEKIYDVISKYLM from the coding sequence ATGGAAGAAATAAAGGTAGCCGTAATTGCACATGGTCTGGGAATGAGTAGAGGTTACAGTGGTGAGGGATATGTTTATAAAAACGTCTTTGAATTACTAAAGGAAAAAAATATAAATTTTGTAGCAGTAAGCTTTTCTAAACCGTATGACACTTCACTAAATTCTATTTACTCTTTGCCTTTTCATTTACCGAAGTTTGATAAATACCAAAGGCTTCTTGTTTATTTTACTGCTAAGAAAGTAAAACCTAAGTTGTTTTTTAATGCTTCTGGTATTTTGATTCCATTGTCTAATATTGCCCCTCACATTATTTACGCAGGAGCACCTGCTATATCCTCTGTACCTAGTAAATATACAAGATCATTTTTTTGGAGACTTTATCTTTTACCTTTTAGGATAATTATCAGCAGAATAAAGGATGAAGCTAAGAAAGCCACAATAATTGCCAACTCTCTTTACTCTGCTAGAGCAATAGCTAAAGTCTTTGAAATACCTCAGCCTCAAGTAATTTATCCTCCGGTCGATGTTGAGTTTTACTCAAAAGCTTTTGAAAATGAGGATAGGGAAAGTGTGTTTGTTACTATTGCTAGGTTTGAAAGAGGAAAAATGATAGAGAATGCAATAAAATTTTCGCATCTTAGCGGAATTAAGGGAATCGTAATTGGCTCTTTGAATGACAAAAGGTATTATAAAGAACTTGTGAGATTAAGAGATAGACTAAATGCTGATATTAAGTTTTTACCTAATTTACCAAGAGAAGAGGTTTTAAAAATACTTTCTAAAGCTAAATTATATTTCCACCCAACTATTGGTGAACATTTTGGAATACCCATCATAGAGGCTATGGCATCTGGTGTTGTTCCCATTGTCCCTAAGGAGAGCGGTGGTAGTGAAATAGTTCCTCAATTCTCTTATGACAACTTAGAGGATGCTGTTAGGATAGGTAAAGAAATCATTGAAAAATATTCGAATAATTTAAGAAAAGAAATGCATGAAAAAGCTATAATGTTTGATAAAAATAACTTCAAGGAAAAAATTTACGACGTTATAAGTAAATATTTAATGTAG
- the uppS gene encoding polyprenyl diphosphate synthase, giving the protein MFKEKVGKIILYPVYKFYEKILWNEIKNGPFPQHVGIIPDGNRRWARANNLSINDAYYNGYRKLKQVLLWLLEMGIKNITVFALSTENCDKRSNLELNTIFNYIKAGLEELLYGEIIYKYEVKVRAIGLIYKLPLDLLEVLNQLSKKTENFNKRKLTLAICYGGRQEIIDATKKIIADYEKGKIKLDDINENIFRQYLYDKELEDIDLVIRSSGEIRISNFLLWHIAYSELFFVDTYWPDFRKIDLWRAIRSYQKRKRNFGA; this is encoded by the coding sequence ATGTTTAAAGAAAAAGTAGGGAAGATTATACTATATCCAGTCTATAAGTTCTATGAAAAAATTTTATGGAATGAGATAAAAAATGGTCCATTTCCTCAACACGTTGGAATTATTCCAGATGGGAATAGGAGATGGGCAAGAGCCAACAACTTAAGTATAAATGATGCATATTATAATGGTTACAGAAAGTTAAAACAAGTGTTATTATGGTTACTAGAGATGGGTATAAAAAATATAACGGTATTTGCACTTTCAACAGAAAATTGTGATAAGAGATCAAATCTTGAGCTTAATACAATATTTAACTACATTAAGGCAGGATTAGAAGAGTTACTCTATGGCGAAATAATTTACAAATATGAAGTTAAAGTAAGAGCAATAGGTCTAATATATAAACTTCCCTTAGACCTATTAGAAGTACTAAATCAATTAAGTAAAAAAACTGAGAATTTTAACAAGAGGAAGCTTACTCTTGCAATCTGTTATGGGGGAAGACAAGAAATAATTGATGCTACCAAAAAAATTATTGCAGATTACGAGAAAGGAAAAATAAAACTAGATGATATTAATGAAAATATATTTAGGCAATACCTTTATGATAAAGAGCTAGAAGACATAGATCTAGTAATTAGATCTTCTGGTGAAATACGAATAAGTAATTTCCTTTTATGGCATATAGCGTATTCAGAACTCTTTTTTGTAGACACATATTGGCCAGACTTTAGAAAGATAGACTTATGGAGAGCAATAAGATCTTATCAAAAGAGGAAAAGAAATTTCGGTGCTTAA
- the lysX gene encoding lysine biosynthesis protein LysX, which produces MILGVIYDLLRWEEKNLIQEARKLGHTVIPIYTKDFYYFYNNDSNETLGDLDVIIQRNTSHARAVITSTIFENLSYKTINDSSTLIKCENKLYTLSLLSKHGIRVPKTIVAFSKEKALELANKLSYPVVIKPVEGSWGRMVARATDEDTLRNFLEYQEYTTLQFRYIYLIQEFVKKPDRDIRIFTIGDEAPVGIYRVNSRNWKTNTALGAKAEPLKIDEELQDLALKVKDIIGGFFLGIDVFEDPERGYIINEVNGVPEYKNTVRVNNFNVSEYLIRKIEEWIKK; this is translated from the coding sequence GTGATCTTAGGGGTAATATATGATCTCCTAAGATGGGAAGAAAAAAATCTTATACAAGAAGCGAGGAAATTAGGACATACTGTAATTCCAATATATACTAAAGATTTTTATTATTTTTATAATAATGATAGTAATGAAACATTAGGAGATCTTGATGTTATAATACAAAGAAATACTTCTCATGCTAGAGCAGTAATAACATCCACTATATTTGAAAACTTAAGTTACAAAACTATTAATGACTCCTCAACTTTAATAAAATGTGAAAACAAACTTTACACCTTATCGTTATTATCAAAGCATGGGATAAGAGTTCCTAAAACAATAGTAGCTTTTTCTAAAGAAAAAGCCTTAGAACTTGCAAATAAACTAAGTTATCCTGTTGTAATAAAGCCAGTTGAAGGTAGCTGGGGTAGGATGGTAGCCAGAGCCACTGATGAGGATACATTAAGGAACTTTTTAGAGTATCAAGAATATACTACGTTACAATTTAGATATATTTATTTAATACAAGAATTTGTGAAAAAACCCGATAGGGACATAAGAATATTCACCATAGGTGATGAGGCACCAGTTGGAATTTATAGAGTGAATTCGAGGAATTGGAAAACAAACACAGCTTTAGGTGCTAAGGCAGAACCTTTAAAGATAGACGAAGAATTACAAGATCTTGCATTAAAAGTAAAAGATATAATAGGAGGATTCTTTCTAGGTATCGATGTATTTGAAGATCCAGAAAGAGGTTATATAATTAATGAAGTAAATGGAGTGCCAGAATACAAAAATACTGTAAGAGTCAATAATTTTAACGTATCAGAGTATTTAATTAGAAAAATTGAAGAGTGGATTAAAAAATGA
- a CDS encoding 30S ribosomal protein S8e, with translation MGYFQGNDFRKITGGKKGKHRDKRKFELGSPPTETKLSTEELIEKERGMGGNIKIRVKYATFANIYDPQEKVSKKAKILSVIETPANKEYARRGIIVKGSIIQTELGKAKVTSRPGQDGTINAILIKE, from the coding sequence ATGGGATATTTTCAAGGTAATGATTTTAGGAAAATAACTGGTGGTAAAAAAGGAAAACATAGAGATAAAAGGAAGTTTGAATTAGGTTCTCCTCCTACTGAAACAAAACTTAGTACTGAGGAGTTAATAGAAAAAGAAAGAGGTATGGGAGGAAATATAAAAATAAGAGTGAAATATGCCACGTTTGCAAACATATATGACCCTCAAGAAAAGGTAAGCAAGAAAGCAAAAATATTATCAGTTATAGAAACTCCAGCAAATAAGGAGTATGCTAGAAGAGGAATAATTGTAAAAGGATCAATAATTCAAACAGAATTGGGAAAAGCAAAGGTAACTTCTAGGCCAGGTCAAGACGGAACAATAAATGCTATACTGATTAAAGAATGA
- the lysW/argW gene encoding alpha-aminoadipate/glutamate carrier protein LysW, translating to MVVLKCPVCNGDVNVPDDALPGEIVEHECGAQLEVYNDHGRLALRLAEQVGEDWGE from the coding sequence ATGGTAGTCCTAAAGTGCCCCGTATGTAATGGAGATGTAAATGTTCCAGATGACGCATTGCCTGGAGAAATAGTTGAGCATGAATGTGGAGCTCAATTAGAAGTATATAATGATCATGGAAGACTCGCACTAAGATTAGCCGAGCAAGTAGGAGAGGACTGGGGAGAGTGA
- a CDS encoding glycosyltransferase family 2 protein, giving the protein MEIIIPVGPSDKLEWVKQSVSSALSQKVNRVVIYDNSERKDIEEYFLSLRSEITYVKDKRMKKVNMAKLRNKMLELTSEKHVIFLDSDVVLPSNFSKKIEEKLLEGVAFTWMHYAYSSEEIEKPINKGEHNPNLGCAGINTEYIKMIGGFDEKYERDEDVWLYAKLKKLGYRVEPVNGRCLHLNKVHARTDFKSSIKEARRNLWRSKYDLMLLFDGLTDITFLTGYTYYGSYYILAILSAFFPLISALYIPLIGYGVYYYGGFKKYLLNLIPGLALAISFPYGLFYNLKLRNIS; this is encoded by the coding sequence ATGGAAATTATTATACCAGTCGGTCCTAGTGATAAACTAGAATGGGTAAAACAATCTGTAAGCTCTGCTTTATCTCAAAAAGTTAATAGAGTTGTAATTTATGATAATAGTGAGAGAAAAGATATAGAGGAATATTTCTTATCACTTCGATCTGAAATTACTTATGTTAAGGATAAAAGAATGAAAAAAGTTAATATGGCTAAATTAAGAAATAAAATGCTAGAATTAACATCTGAAAAACATGTAATATTTCTTGATAGTGACGTAGTTTTACCTAGTAATTTTAGTAAGAAGATTGAAGAAAAACTATTAGAAGGAGTTGCATTTACATGGATGCATTATGCCTACTCAAGCGAAGAAATTGAAAAGCCTATTAATAAAGGAGAGCACAATCCTAATCTGGGATGTGCTGGAATTAATACTGAATATATAAAAATGATAGGAGGATTCGACGAAAAATATGAAAGAGATGAAGACGTTTGGCTTTATGCAAAACTAAAAAAATTAGGATATAGAGTAGAACCTGTTAATGGAAGATGTTTACATTTAAATAAAGTTCACGCTAGAACTGATTTTAAATCTTCGATAAAAGAAGCAAGAAGAAATTTATGGAGAAGTAAATATGATTTAATGTTGTTATTTGATGGACTAACAGATATTACGTTTTTGACTGGTTATACATATTATGGCAGTTACTATATACTAGCTATTTTGTCTGCATTTTTTCCATTAATCTCCGCTCTTTATATACCTTTGATAGGTTATGGTGTTTACTATTATGGAGGATTTAAAAAATATCTACTGAATTTAATACCAGGTTTAGCACTAGCTATATCGTTTCCTTACGGGTTGTTTTATAATTTAAAACTGAGAAACATATCATAA
- a CDS encoding N-acetyl-lysine deacetylase produces the protein MQLEKELLRRKIKELLLEILSIYTPSGEEERAKDFFEKVSKEFNLNLEISKSKSYFLGKGDILLASHIDTVPGFIQPKIEGEVIYGRGAVDAKGPLIAMLLATYILNEKGYKVQFAALADEEGKSKGARELANSGIRYNYIIVGEPSNTLDVIVEYRGVLHLDILCRGNSQHSSSSKENLIVDLSKKILEIYREPSNYENFSIVPTIIKSGDYINMTPSEGYLHLDIRYSIKNSKDEILALIHNEFKTCDIKIVEDIEPVKVDVNSNIVKAVMRGIIKQGFKPKLARKAGTSDMNILKNIAKEIVTYGPGNSTLEHTNNEKISIDEIFIALTTYINAIEELCLKKK, from the coding sequence ATGCAGCTAGAAAAGGAATTATTGAGACGGAAAATAAAAGAGCTACTACTTGAAATACTTTCAATTTATACTCCTTCTGGCGAAGAAGAAAGAGCTAAAGATTTTTTTGAAAAAGTCTCAAAGGAATTTAATCTTAATCTTGAAATTTCTAAATCTAAGTCGTATTTCCTAGGAAAAGGGGATATACTCTTAGCATCACATATAGATACAGTTCCAGGATTTATACAGCCTAAAATAGAAGGAGAAGTTATATATGGTAGGGGGGCTGTTGACGCAAAAGGTCCTTTGATTGCTATGCTTTTGGCAACTTATATATTAAATGAAAAAGGGTATAAAGTTCAATTTGCTGCACTAGCAGATGAAGAAGGAAAAAGTAAGGGCGCAAGGGAATTAGCTAATAGTGGTATTAGGTACAATTATATTATCGTAGGGGAACCCAGTAATACTTTAGATGTTATAGTGGAATATAGGGGAGTATTGCATTTAGATATATTATGTAGAGGAAATTCTCAACATTCTTCTTCATCTAAAGAGAATTTGATAGTTGACTTATCGAAAAAAATTCTAGAAATATATAGAGAACCAAGTAACTATGAGAATTTTTCTATAGTACCTACCATAATAAAATCTGGTGATTATATAAATATGACACCTTCAGAAGGGTATTTACATCTAGATATAAGATACTCGATTAAAAACTCTAAGGATGAGATTCTAGCTCTTATTCATAATGAGTTTAAAACATGTGATATAAAAATAGTAGAAGATATAGAACCAGTGAAAGTTGATGTGAATAGTAATATTGTTAAAGCAGTTATGCGAGGCATAATAAAGCAAGGGTTTAAGCCAAAACTAGCTAGAAAAGCTGGGACTAGTGATATGAATATATTAAAAAATATAGCAAAAGAAATAGTAACCTATGGACCTGGGAATTCTACGTTAGAACACACAAATAATGAAAAGATTTCTATCGATGAAATATTTATAGCTTTAACAACTTATATCAATGCGATAGAAGAATTATGTTTAAAGAAAAAGTAG
- a CDS encoding ATP-binding protein, which translates to MSLFIDTDGRLREIKVFTRPTADGRGSISFRTFIIEFPFNRNIEIDTGKLLAVETIKENKYLVLEVVDYLPLHYAMINLDGTIPKELRDEIMRRVEESWNSNESWIETYASPVGYIMEINENNIKFTKGYIPPLLGSKIKLFTPKAYENFIFYEDGENIGKVVNENIDLKISLRKAIKYHIGVFAYTGSGKSNLTALLVRKALESIPELKVIIIDVSMEYAVLLLDQLVKLNSRLITLDRLPNNEIDAGRRLVRTHVIPEELSEFKEEIRKAFETLYTQNKLRKLYIPPQGITCLTYGYLIEMVRSQVEDKYVATAQKPFFLMLLQQIDKLMREKKMTKDDIVDDSINEILTEVELKAREANLRENSAIFTFISAIKSYINQEQVTSEEYDIEALAIEALDNSSESARLFIVESPNMDDARMIVSLLIDQIFMRRKRSYSSSPTLLFVLDEAQEFIPFDTKQKDNSEASSLAVEKLLRHGRKYYLHGLISTQRLAYLNTNVLQQIHTYFVSTLPRPYDRQLIAETFGVSDSLVEKTLEFDVGQWMIVSFKAALKEDIPVIFKAENNINELKEWLKKK; encoded by the coding sequence ATGTCCTTGTTTATTGATACTGATGGTAGACTTAGAGAAATAAAAGTATTTACTAGGCCTACGGCTGACGGTAGAGGTTCGATATCTTTCAGAACGTTTATAATTGAGTTCCCTTTTAATAGAAATATTGAGATAGATACTGGAAAATTACTAGCTGTAGAAACTATTAAAGAAAATAAATATCTTGTTCTAGAAGTAGTAGATTATCTCCCATTACACTATGCAATGATCAATCTTGACGGTACAATACCAAAAGAATTAAGAGATGAAATAATGAGAAGAGTTGAGGAAAGTTGGAATTCTAACGAATCTTGGATAGAAACTTATGCATCTCCAGTAGGGTACATAATGGAAATTAATGAAAATAATATAAAATTTACAAAGGGATATATACCACCACTGCTAGGTTCAAAGATAAAGCTATTTACGCCAAAAGCCTATGAGAACTTCATTTTTTATGAAGACGGAGAAAATATAGGAAAAGTTGTAAATGAAAACATAGATCTAAAGATAAGTTTAAGGAAAGCTATAAAGTATCACATAGGAGTATTTGCCTATACTGGTTCTGGAAAATCTAATTTAACTGCTTTATTAGTTAGAAAAGCCTTAGAATCAATACCAGAATTAAAAGTAATAATAATAGATGTTTCAATGGAATACGCAGTCCTTCTTCTTGATCAACTAGTCAAACTTAACTCTAGATTAATAACTCTAGATAGATTACCAAACAATGAGATTGACGCCGGAAGGAGATTAGTTAGAACTCACGTTATTCCAGAAGAACTTTCTGAGTTTAAAGAAGAGATTAGGAAAGCTTTTGAAACTCTCTATACGCAAAACAAATTAAGAAAACTTTACATTCCTCCGCAAGGTATAACGTGTCTAACCTATGGATATTTAATAGAAATGGTTAGATCTCAAGTCGAAGATAAATATGTAGCAACAGCACAAAAACCGTTCTTTCTCATGTTACTTCAACAAATAGATAAATTAATGAGGGAGAAAAAAATGACTAAGGACGATATAGTTGATGATAGCATAAATGAGATATTAACTGAAGTTGAACTTAAGGCTAGAGAGGCTAACCTAAGAGAGAATTCTGCGATATTTACCTTTATTTCTGCAATAAAGAGCTATATAAACCAAGAACAAGTAACAAGTGAAGAATATGACATAGAGGCGTTAGCAATAGAAGCTCTCGATAATTCATCAGAATCGGCTAGATTATTTATAGTTGAGTCGCCAAATATGGACGACGCTAGAATGATAGTATCACTACTTATAGATCAGATATTTATGAGGAGAAAGAGATCCTATTCATCATCCCCAACACTTCTGTTTGTTCTTGATGAAGCTCAAGAGTTTATACCATTTGATACAAAACAAAAGGATAATAGTGAAGCATCTTCACTAGCAGTTGAGAAACTGCTTAGGCATGGAAGAAAGTATTACCTACATGGTTTAATTAGTACGCAAAGATTAGCATATTTAAATACTAATGTATTACAGCAGATTCATACTTACTTTGTAAGTACATTACCAAGACCATATGATAGACAGTTAATTGCGGAAACGTTTGGAGTATCAGACTCCTTAGTTGAAAAAACTTTAGAATTCGATGTAGGACAATGGATGATAGTGAGTTTTAAGGCTGCGCTCAAAGAAGATATACCAGTTATATTTAAAGCTGAAAATAACATAAATGAGCTTAAAGAATGGCTGAAAAAGAAATAA
- the lysJ gene encoding [LysW]-aminoadipate semialdehyde/glutamate semialdehyde transaminase encodes MKFIQLYGDRGLTIVKGEGQYVWDISGTKYLDLHTGIGVAFLGHRNRRVIEYLSRQMENIMTLSTSFSTPIRDEMLKELDPLKPDKMDNIILLNSGTEAVEAALKTARKITGRKKIIAFKNSFHGRTAGSLSVTWNKRYREPFEPLMSPVQFLTYNNIDELKNIDEQTAAVIVEPIQGESGVIPANEDFMKALREQTQKVGALLVVDEVQTGFGRTGKVWAYQHYGIIPDLLTAGKAIGGGFPVSALFLPDWIAEKLEEGDHGSTYGGNPMAMAAVTAASKVLKEDNVVEQASIKGEIFKKILREKLSDLKSVREIRGKGLMIGIEIRFPPAIALKVMQDERVLALKAGSTVIRFLAPYMITQSDMEEASNAARKGIIETENKRATT; translated from the coding sequence ATGAAGTTCATTCAACTTTATGGAGATAGAGGACTGACTATAGTAAAAGGAGAGGGTCAGTACGTATGGGATATTAGTGGAACAAAATACTTAGACCTTCATACGGGAATTGGTGTAGCCTTTTTAGGACACAGAAACAGAAGGGTTATAGAATATTTATCAAGACAAATGGAAAATATTATGACTTTGTCTACTTCATTTTCTACCCCTATCAGAGACGAAATGCTAAAAGAACTAGACCCTTTAAAACCAGATAAGATGGATAACATTATTTTATTAAATAGCGGTACTGAAGCTGTTGAAGCTGCTCTGAAAACTGCTAGGAAAATAACTGGTAGGAAAAAAATAATAGCTTTCAAAAATTCATTTCACGGAAGAACAGCAGGTTCCCTTTCAGTTACATGGAATAAAAGATATAGAGAACCTTTTGAACCATTAATGTCACCAGTACAATTTCTAACTTATAATAATATAGATGAATTAAAGAACATAGATGAACAAACAGCTGCTGTAATAGTTGAACCAATTCAAGGTGAATCCGGAGTGATTCCAGCTAATGAAGACTTCATGAAAGCTTTAAGAGAACAAACACAAAAAGTAGGTGCTTTGTTAGTAGTTGACGAAGTTCAAACAGGTTTTGGAAGAACTGGAAAAGTATGGGCTTATCAACATTATGGTATTATTCCAGATTTGTTAACAGCAGGAAAGGCAATTGGGGGAGGTTTTCCAGTTAGTGCTTTATTTCTGCCAGATTGGATAGCGGAAAAATTGGAAGAGGGTGATCATGGTAGTACTTATGGAGGAAATCCAATGGCTATGGCTGCAGTTACTGCGGCATCGAAAGTTTTAAAGGAAGACAATGTAGTAGAACAAGCAAGCATTAAAGGAGAGATATTTAAGAAAATTCTCCGGGAAAAACTTAGTGATTTGAAATCAGTGAGGGAAATTAGAGGTAAAGGCTTGATGATAGGTATTGAAATTAGATTTCCACCAGCAATTGCATTAAAAGTTATGCAAGATGAAAGAGTTTTAGCCTTAAAAGCTGGATCAACAGTTATAAGATTTCTTGCACCATACATGATTACACAAAGCGATATGGAGGAAGCATCAAATGCAGCTAGAAAAGGAATTATTGAGACGGAAAATAAAAGAGCTACTACTTGA
- a CDS encoding NAD-dependent epimerase/dehydratase family protein: protein MVYVITGGAGYIGGHLTDYLVERGEDVVVIDDFSYGKYMNNKAIYKKIDLRSNADIEIPKDSILFHLAANPDVRTSMIHVQEHFERDVKVTLNTLEIARKYDVKKFIFASSSTVYGEAKVIPTPEDSELKPISNYGLFKLLGEEMVEYYSRVYSIRAVSVRLANVTGGRISHGVIYDFVNKLLKDSNKLEILGNGKQKKSYIYITDTIEGLVLLAEENTGSYSVYNLGNEDWITVDEIAKIVEEEMGVSPKHIYVDSGEGRGWVGDVRFMLLDIKKIKEIGWKPKYTSRDAVRLAVRDLLNELHKN from the coding sequence ATGGTTTACGTGATAACTGGTGGTGCTGGTTATATAGGTGGGCATTTAACAGATTATTTAGTAGAAAGAGGAGAAGATGTCGTTGTAATTGATGATTTTTCTTATGGAAAATATATGAATAATAAAGCTATTTATAAAAAGATAGATTTGAGATCTAATGCTGACATAGAAATACCAAAAGATTCAATTCTTTTTCATTTAGCTGCCAATCCAGATGTAAGGACTTCAATGATTCACGTGCAAGAACATTTTGAAAGGGATGTAAAGGTTACTCTTAATACATTAGAAATAGCGAGAAAATATGATGTTAAAAAATTTATCTTTGCCTCTTCCTCTACTGTATATGGAGAGGCAAAAGTTATTCCTACACCAGAAGATTCTGAATTAAAGCCAATTTCTAACTATGGTCTTTTTAAATTATTAGGAGAAGAAATGGTAGAATATTATTCTAGGGTTTATAGTATAAGAGCAGTTTCGGTTCGTTTAGCTAACGTAACTGGAGGTAGAATATCTCATGGAGTAATTTATGATTTCGTAAATAAACTCTTAAAAGATAGTAATAAGCTAGAAATTTTAGGAAATGGAAAACAGAAAAAAAGTTATATCTATATTACAGATACAATAGAAGGATTAGTCTTATTAGCAGAGGAAAATACTGGTTCGTATTCAGTATATAATCTTGGTAACGAAGATTGGATTACTGTTGATGAAATTGCTAAGATCGTGGAAGAGGAAATGGGTGTGTCCCCCAAGCATATATACGTTGATTCTGGAGAAGGAAGAGGATGGGTGGGTGATGTTAGATTTATGTTACTTGACATAAAAAAGATAAAAGAAATTGGTTGGAAGCCTAAATATACTTCTAGAGACGCTGTTAGACTTGCTGTGAGGGATTTATTAAATGAATTACATAAAAATTAG